From one Humulus lupulus chromosome 8, drHumLupu1.1, whole genome shotgun sequence genomic stretch:
- the LOC133797662 gene encoding low affinity inorganic phosphate transporter 1-like, whose product MVSDSQFTSVEREKENEKKTVDMATDTTEVVGTDENQKPGFNFSVMDRAKIQCYHLKAVVITGMGFFTDAYDLFCISLVTKLLGRIYYHVEGSTRPGSLPPNVSAAVNGVALCGTLAGQLFFGWLGDKLGRKRVYGVTLILMVVSSIGSALSFGSSPTAVVVTLCFFRFWLGFGIGGDYPLSATIMAEYSSTTTRGAFIAAVFAMQGFGILSGGAVAILISHIVRSVFPAPAYSVDPLASTPAEADYVWRIILMLGALPAVLTYYWRMTLPETPRYTALVAKDQKKACQDMSKVLQVDIQNDSTISVEESNEKSFGLFSSQFLKRHGFHLLGTAATWFFVDVAYYSQNLFQKDIFSAVGWLPAANTMSALDELFKIGRAQFLIALCGTVPGYWFTVALIDRIGRFKIQTAGFFFMTVFMFALALPYHHWTAAGNHTGFVVMYGLTFFFANFGPNATTFIVPAEIFPARFRSTCHGISAAAGKAGAIVGAFGFLYASQSQDKTKTDAGYPAGIGMKNSLMVLGVINLFGLLFTFLVPESKGKSLEEMSRENEVDDPSTTV is encoded by the coding sequence ATGGTTTCTGATTCACAATTCACATCAgttgagagagaaaaagagaacgAGAAAAAAACAGTAGACATGGCCACTGATACGACCGAAGTAGTGGGTACTGATGAGAACCAGAAACCGGGATTCAACTTCAGCGTAATGGACAGAGCCAAAATCCAATGTTACCATCTAAAAGCCGTCGTCATAACCGGAATGGGATTTTTCACCGATGCATATGACCTCTTCTGCATCTCACTAGTCACAAAGCTCTTGGGCCGCATCTACTACCACGTCGAGGGCTCTACCAGGCCTGGAAGTCTCCCTCCAAACGTGTCTGCCGCCGTAAACGGCGTCGCCTTATGTGGAACCCTCGCCGGACAGCTCTTCTTCGGTTGGCTCGGCGACAAGCTAGGCCGCAAGCGCGTCTACGGTGTCACCCTTATCCTCATGGTGGTCAGCTCAATCGGCTCGGCTCTTTCCTTCGGGAGTTCACCAACCGCCGTCGTGGTCACCCTCTGCTTCTTTCGCTTCTGGCTAGGGTTCGGAATCGGTGGCGATTATCCTCTCTCCGCCACCATCATGGCCGAGTACTCGTCCACAACCACGCGAGGCGCTTTCATCGCTGCTGTCTTCGCCATGCAAGGATTCGGGATCCTCTCCGGTGGAGCCGTTGCCATCCTCATCTCGCATATTGTTCGGAGCGTGTTCCCGGCACCGGCTTATTCGGTTGACCCGTTGGCTTCAACTCCGGCAGAAGCCGATTACGTGTGGAGAATCATCTTAATGCTTGGAGCATTGCCGGCGGTTTTAACTTATTACTGGCGCATGACGCTTCCGGAGACGCCGCGGTACACGGCATTGGTTGCCAAGGACCAAAAGAAGGCATGCCAAGACATGTCAAAAGTTCTCCAAGTCGATATACAGAACGACAGTACCATTTCCGTCGAAGAAAGTAACGAGAAGTCGTTTGGGCTATTCTCAAGCCAGTTCCTCAAACGACACGGCTTTCATTTGCTCGGAACCGCCGCGACTTGGTTCTTTGTCGACGTGGCTTACTATAGCCAAAACCTGTTCCAGAAGGACATATTCAGCGCCGTGGGGTGGTTGCCGGCGGCGAATACCATGAGCGCTCTCGACGAGCTTTTCAAGATTGGAAGGGCCCAATTCTTGATAGCCTTATGTGGTACTGTCCCGGGTTACTGGTTTACCGTGGCCTTGATCGATCGGATCGGGCGGTTCAAGATTCAGACGGCGGGTTTCTTCTTCATGACAGTGTTCATGTTCGCTTTGGCTTTACCGTATCACCACTGGACGGCCGCAGGGAACCACACCGGATTCGTGGTGATGTACGGACTCACATTCTTCTTTGCCAACTTCGGGCCCAACGCAACGACATTCATTGTGCCGGCGGAGATTTTTCCAGCGAGATTCCGTTCGACGTGTCACGGGATATCGGCTGCGGCCGGTAAGGCGGGGGCCATAGTTGGGGCTTTCGGTTTCCTCTACGCATCGCAGAGCCAGGACAAGACGAAGACAGATGCCGGATACCCAGCCGGAATTGGAATGAAGAATTCTCTTATGGTGCTGGGAGTGATCAATCTGTTTGGGTTGCTCTTTACTTTTCTTGTCCCAGAATCTAAGGGAAAATCATTAGAGGAGATGTCACGAGAGAATGAAGTTGATGACCCTTCTACTACGGTTTAG
- the LOC133795554 gene encoding uncharacterized protein LOC133795554, whose amino-acid sequence MNSAVATVSANLNSVPVLNGSNFKDWKENIFIVLGCMDLDLALRMDRPASLTDASTSEQRRIYEKWDRSNRMSLMIIKRSIPEAFRGAVSEEVTDATTFLAEIEKRFAKSDKAETSTLLKKLISMWFKGKENIREYIMEMSHLASKLKALKLELSDDLLVHLVLISLPPQFSQFKRKKD is encoded by the exons ATGAACTCCG CTGTTGCTACTGTATCTGCTAACCTTAATTCAGTGCCGGTCCTTAATGGTAGTAACTTTAAGGACTGGAAGGAGAACATTTTTATTGTTCTTGGCTGCATGGATCTTGACCTTGCATTAAGGATGGATCGACCTGCTTCTCTTACAGATGCTAGTACCTCCGAGCAAAGGAGGATTTATGAGAAGTGGGATCGTTCAAACCGCATGAGTCTTATGATCATCAAGCGCAGCATACCTGAGGCTTTTAGGGGTGCGGTGTCCGAGGAGGTCACCGATGCCACAACTTTCCTTGCTGAAATTGAGAAACGCTTTGCAAAAAGCGATAAGGCGGAAACAAGTACTCTTTTAAAGAAACTTATTTCCATGTGGTTTAAGGGCAAGGAAAACATAagggagtacattatggaaatgTCTCACCTTGCTTCAAAGTTGAAGGCACTAAAGCTTGAGCTTTCGGATGACTTGCTTGTGCATTTAGTGCTTATCTCTCTTCCTCCACAATTCAGTCAATTCAAG AGGAAGAAAGATTGA
- the LOC133795555 gene encoding uncharacterized protein LOC133795555, whose translation MSSFLHKPRSRLQRIVLAFLNTNANFTGRGRANVGAHGSPLTFLNSFSTLSPLTSSSFTTDSLKKTSLALSPELALAATQNIGRESKRKSDVDIALFRRYGFSSDQIAKIFTRSFQTLSVKTLEPKLQFLSDCGMSRENMVLVVSADPLILNRSLEKQISPCIRFLKSFYGGIDHVVSLFLVKRGTWVLHQFSEATAPNVETLRSHGVPDYNIAKMFVIRPQTLARNVDAFTDLVKEAKRLGFNISSLMFIHGMASLSGMRKGKWDSKMDIFKSFGWSEEQVRVLIVRQPQVMPTSEERMKLVLEFFTTKLQWGPIDFCKYPNVLLFSFEKSVRIL comes from the coding sequence ATGTCGAGCTTCCTTCACAAACCCCGCTCCCGCCTTCAACGCATCGTCCTCGCCTTTCTCAATACCAACGCCAACTTTACTGGCCGTGGTAGAGCCAACGTCGGTGCCCATGGAAGCCCACTAACGTTTCTCAACTCCTTCTCCACTCTCTCTCCTCTAACCTCTTCCTCTTTCACCACCGACAGTCTAAAAAAAACATCTCTTGCCCTCTCCCCTGAGTTGGCTCTTGCGGCGACGCAGAACATCGGCCGTGAAAGTAAACGAAAATCCGACGTTGACATTGCCCTTTTTAGGCGATACGGTTTCTCTTCCGATCAAATAGCTAAGATCTTCACTAGAAGCTTCCAGACCTTATCAGTGAAAACACTcgaacccaagcttcaattcctctccGACTGCGGAATGTCCCGCGAAAATATGGTTCTCGTCGTCTCCGCCGACCCTTTAATTCTCAACCGAAGCTTGGAGAAGCAAATATCGCCCTGTATTCGGTTTTTGAAGAGCTTCTACGGCGGGATCGACCACGTGGTTTCGCTATTCTTGGTCAAGCGCGGCACTTGGGTTCTCCACCAGTTCTCGGAGGCAACGGCGCCTAATGTCGAGACCTTGCGGAGTCACGGTGTGCCAGATTACAACATCGCAAAAATGTTCGTAATTCGACCGCAAACTCTGGCCCGGAATGTGGACGCGTTCACTGATCTTGTGAAGGAAGCTAAGAGACTTGGTTTCAACATATCAAGCTTGATGTTTATCCATGGAATGGCCAGCCTCTCGGGGATGAGAAAGGGCAAATGGGATTCGAAAATGGACATTTTCAAGAGCTTTGGGTGGTCTGAAGAGCAAGTTAGGGTTTTGATCGTTAGACAACCACAGGTAATGCCTACCTCAGAGGAGAGAATGAAGCTGGTATTGGAGTTCTTTACCACCAAGTTGCAATGGGGTCCtattgatttttgtaaatatccTAATGTTCTCTTGTTTAGCTTTGAGAAAAGTGTTAGAATACTGTAA